The sequence AACATTTACCATTTGGCTCTGTAGGCGATCCAATGCCAATAGCAGTTGGTTGCCTTGCTGACGACACCATAGTTTCAGGTCTGTCGCCACTTGGTCATTACGAGAACGGCCAGTGTGAAGCTTTTTGCCCAAGTCACCGACTTTGCCGATAAGTTGTTGCTCAACCCAACTGTGAATATCTTCTGCATCAGAACGTAGAATCTGTTCAGGATCTTCCATCACCTCAAGTTTTAGCTCATTCAGCGCTAACTCAAGCTTCTGTTGCTCTTCTTCTGTTAATACGTTGACCGACAGTAGAGCTTTAGACCAGGCAATTGAGCCCACAATGTCTTGCTCAGCCAATCGGTAATCAAAACGAAGAGAATCGTTAAAATCTTTGAACCGGGTGTCTGCTGCTTGGGTAAATCTACCGCCCCATAATGCCATTGTGTATCTCCTAATTGCACAGTGCTCACTGTTTTTGCAAATGATAATTCTGATTAAGATTCAGTATTTTTCTGATGGTTTAAACTTACGGCAATTCAAAATGAAAATAAAGTATTAATTCATTATTTTAACATATTTATTCACCAAAAGTTGAATCCATTGATTATTTTCAGCGTGGAGCGCGAATTATATGCCATTCGATAGTAAAAACCGAAGCTGATTTATTAGGCGAATAGAAACTAAAAAGCCCACTCACTAATCAATAGTGAATGGGCTTTGCATAATAATGTCTGTTTACTGACCTTTAATTTTTCATCAAAGGCTAGTTTACTAACTCATTGTTAGGATTACTTTTGGCTATTCAGGGCACGGATACGGCTTGATAGCGAGTAAAGACGGATGAAGCCTTCAGCGTGGCTTTGGTCGTAAACTTCATCTTCACCAAAAGTAGCAAACTCTTCAGAGTATAGGCTGTTGTCAGAACGCTTCTGAGTTACCGTTGCATGGCCTTTGTAAAGCTTGATAACGACTTCACCATTCACGTCTTGTGCTAGCTCTTCTGTCGCTGCAAGGATTGACTTACATAGCGGAGTGAACCAACGACCGTCGTATACAAGGTGAGAAGCTTTAACACCCAGCTCTTCACGGAATTCGAATGCCGCTTTATCAAGAACCAGTTGCTCTACTGCACGCAGTGCTTCCATCATGATGGTGCCACCCGGAGTTTCGTAACAACCACGAGACTTCATGCCTACAAGACGGTTTTCTACGATATCGATACGACCAACACCGTGCTTAGCACCCTTCTCATTTAGGTAAACCAGTGCGTTGTATGGCGTCATTGTTTCACCATCAACCGCAACCACTTCGCCTTTTTCAACTTTAAGCGTCACTGTTTCAGATTCGTTTGGCGCTTGCTCTGGGTCTACAGTCCAAGCCCAGCAATCTTCATTTGGCGCATTCCATGTATCTTCTAAAACGCCACCTTCTGTAGAGATGTGCCATGCGTTTGCATCACGCGAGTAAATCTTAGTAAGAGAAGCAGTACAAGGAATGTTACGTTCTGCTAGGTAATCTAGACACTCCTCACGGCTCACTAGATCCCACTCACGCCATGGTGCAATTACGTGTAGGTCTGGTGCTAGTGCTGCGAATGCACCTTCAAAACGAACTTGGTCATTACCTTTACCTGTACAACCGTGACACAGTGCGTCTGCACCGACTTTACGTGCAACTTCAACCTGCGCTTTCGCGATGATTGGACGAGCCATAGAAGTACCTAGTAGGTATTTGCCTTCGTAGTAAGCGCCTGTTTTTAGTGTTGGGTAAATGTAATCTGCCACCATCTCTTCTTTAAGATCAGCGATGTAACACTCAGAAGCACCAGAAGCTTTTGCTTTCTCTTCGATACCAATCAACTCTTCGTCGCCTTGACCAACATCCGCGACAAACGCAACCACTTCACAGTCATAGTTCTCTTTCAACCATGGGATGATTACTGATGTGTCTAGACCGCCAGAGTAGGCTACTACAACTTTCTTTACGTTAACTTTGCTCATTTTCTTTCTCCTAGTTTCCATACTGCACATGGCGGTCAGCGTTGGAAATGACTTCATAATTATATGTTTATTTAGTTTGTCTAAATTCTTTAAGTAGTGACTCGTTGTGAGAACTACTGAGGTAAAAACTGTGTTCCTATGCTTTTACCTGAAAACAGTTGTGTTAGCTTTTCTGGGTATCGCCAAGTAGCGACTTCGA is a genomic window of Vibrio sp. ED004 containing:
- a CDS encoding argininosuccinate synthase, encoding MSKVNVKKVVVAYSGGLDTSVIIPWLKENYDCEVVAFVADVGQGDEELIGIEEKAKASGASECYIADLKEEMVADYIYPTLKTGAYYEGKYLLGTSMARPIIAKAQVEVARKVGADALCHGCTGKGNDQVRFEGAFAALAPDLHVIAPWREWDLVSREECLDYLAERNIPCTASLTKIYSRDANAWHISTEGGVLEDTWNAPNEDCWAWTVDPEQAPNESETVTLKVEKGEVVAVDGETMTPYNALVYLNEKGAKHGVGRIDIVENRLVGMKSRGCYETPGGTIMMEALRAVEQLVLDKAAFEFREELGVKASHLVYDGRWFTPLCKSILAATEELAQDVNGEVVIKLYKGHATVTQKRSDNSLYSEEFATFGEDEVYDQSHAEGFIRLYSLSSRIRALNSQK